CGGCTTCAGCAGCCCCAGTCCGGCCTCCCAGGCCTCCTGCGGGGTGATCCGGGCGAGGAGTTCGGGGCCGCGGGCGCGGTCTATGGGCTTGTCGGGGGGGGTGTCGCCGCCGTAGAGCACGGCGCAGGGGGGGCGCAGGGGGCTGTGCATGCGGGGGTCGGTGCCGCCGAAAAGGCCGACCACGGGGACGTTTACCGCCGAGGCGATGTGCATGGGGCCGGTGTCGCCGCCGATGAACAGGTCGCTGCGCAGCAGGAGCGCCGCCAGATGCTTCAGCGTGGGGGTTTCGGGCGCGATTTCGGGGTTGCGCCTGGCGAGGGACTGGACCTTCTCCACGACCCCGCGCTGCCCCGGCGCCCAGGTCAGCAGCACCTCGAAGCGCCCGTCGGCGAGCAGCAGGTCCGCCAGGGCGGCGAAATGCGTCAGGGGCCACTGCTTCTCGGCGCGGTCCACCGGCGCGTGCAGCACCACCAGGCGCTTGCCGCCGTGGAACTTGTCCGTGAGGTACTCGTCCACCTCGTCCTGGACGGCGTCGGGAATCTCGATTTCGACCTCGAGGTTGAGGCGCTTCGCGCCGAAGACCCTCACCAGCTCCAGGTTTTCCTCGATGCGGTTCATCCGCGCGGCGGGGAGCCGGACCCGCTGGCTGGCGAAGAGGGCGCTGCCCTCCTGGCTGCGGGGGCGGGCGAAGGCGACGCGCTTCCGGGCGAGCGAGGCGCCCATGATCAGGCCGCTTTTGGCGATGCCGTGGAAGTCGAAGACGACGTCATAGCGGTTGCGGCGGATTTCACGGCAGAACCGGAGAAAGGCGGTCGTGGCGGACCAGGCGTCGTCCGGACGGGGGAACACGATGACCCGGTCCAGCGCGGGGTGCCCCTCCAGGATGCCCGCGCTCTTCGGCTCGACGGCCCAGTCAATCTGGGCGTGGGGGTGCAGGTCGCGCAGGGCATGCAGCGCCGGCAGCACGCGCACCACGTCGCCGATGGCGCTCAGGCGGATGATCAGGATGCGGGGCACGCCGTTGAGCATGAACGGGTTCCGGACGGTTGGGGCGGGCACCCCCCGGAGGACGGCATGCCCGCCCGTGAGAGGATGCGGGACAGGCGCGGCGCCCGGCCCGGAAATTCAAAATGGCGGAGAGAGAGGGATTCGAACCCTCGGTACGCTTCCGCGCACACACGCTTTCCAAGCGTGCACCTTCAACCACTCGGTCATCTCTCCGGGGCGGCGCAGATTATAGGGGTTTTGGCAGGGGGAATGCAAAGACGGGGCGGCGGGCGCGGACGCCGCCGTTCCGGGGATTCCGGGTTTCCTTTGAATCGCCCGCCGGCCCCGTGATAGGATACCTTTCCCGCGTGTCGTCACCCTGCGGGAACCGGCGGCGGTTCCCGTCCCGGCGGGTGTTCGGGCTGAGCACCGCGCGCCGGGCCTCACTCACGGGGGCAAGAGCCGGCCTTCCCGGGCCGGGGCGTGCCTTCGGACGGGGCGCAGAAATACGGAAACGACCCTATGTACATTGGCAGCCAGACAAGCAGCACCCTTGTGGACGTGTTCCGCATCGGCCTGCAGGAAGTCATCAAAGCCACGGGGTTGCCGGAGGAAGTCCGGTTCAACACGGACAACTGCACCCTGTTCATCCGGGGCACGGACCTCGCCAACCGGATAGACCAGCTGCGGATCCTCTTCAAGCCCAAGGCCGGCGTGACCCAGGAGGAGCTGGAGAAGGGGGTCGCCTCGACACGGATCAACTGCCGGGTCAAGCTGGAGGAGGGCACCGTCAAGCTGGGCGTGCCCGCCTTCGAGTGGCGCCAGCTCCAGCAGCTTCTCCCCATAGACGCGCTGGTCGAGCATTTCATCGTCAAGTCCCTGCGCTCGGCCACCTGGAGCCTCGAAGTCGAGAAGTACATGGAGTCCGGCTTCAACATCAACGTGCTCATCGAGGAGATGAAGCGGCTGAAGGCGTCGGACCTCCACCTGCGCGCGGGCAACCGCCCCTTTGTGCGCGTGGACAACGACCTGCAGCCGCTCGAGAACTGCCCCGCCATCACGGCGGAGGACATG
This region of Candidatus Hydrogenedentota bacterium genomic DNA includes:
- a CDS encoding glycosyltransferase family 9 protein, whose product is MLNGVPRILIIRLSAIGDVVRVLPALHALRDLHPHAQIDWAVEPKSAGILEGHPALDRVIVFPRPDDAWSATTAFLRFCREIRRNRYDVVFDFHGIAKSGLIMGASLARKRVAFARPRSQEGSALFASQRVRLPAARMNRIEENLELVRVFGAKRLNLEVEIEIPDAVQDEVDEYLTDKFHGGKRLVVLHAPVDRAEKQWPLTHFAALADLLLADGRFEVLLTWAPGQRGVVEKVQSLARRNPEIAPETPTLKHLAALLLRSDLFIGGDTGPMHIASAVNVPVVGLFGGTDPRMHSPLRPPCAVLYGGDTPPDKPIDRARGPELLARITPQEAWEAGLGLLKPERRPAKAADRSDRPDGSDGSDGSDRSDRSDGSDGSDGSDRSDRPDQRPPSD